CGGTCCTTCGTGACCTTGCTGTAGACCTTGTTGTCGACCTTCACGACCGGGGCAAGCCCGCAGCAGCCGAGGCACCTTACGACCTCGAGGTGGAAAAGCCCGTCTTTGCTGGTAGACCCTTCCCTGACGCCGAGTATGTCGCGCAGTTCATGGAGGAGGTCTGAGGCGCCCTTGAGGTAGCAGGCGGTGCCCATGCAGACCTGGATCAGGTGCTTTCCGGGCGGATCAAGCTTGAAGAAATGGTAAAACGTGATGACTTCGTATATCCTCGCTAGCGGGACATCGAGGTAATTGGA
The nucleotide sequence above comes from Candidatus Omnitrophota bacterium. Encoded proteins:
- a CDS encoding NAD(P)H-dependent oxidoreductase subunit E; the protein is MHREEKLSADIENIVKKWEGKKGSLIMILHDIQNLYGYVPRATSLQLSNYLDVPLARIYEVITFYHFFKLDPPGKHLIQVCMGTACYLKGASDLLHELRDILGVREGSTSKDGLFHLEVVRCLGCCGLAPVVKVDNKVYSKVTKDRVADILSEYEQEQVAK